In Penaeus chinensis breed Huanghai No. 1 chromosome 40, ASM1920278v2, whole genome shotgun sequence, one genomic interval encodes:
- the LOC125047039 gene encoding vegetative cell wall protein gp1-like, with protein MRAESVGSRSPALGSSARVVPQPIQLCQDAFHFKQSLYSPRVPSPPLGPSFSPSPPSGSPLPYLPPLHPSPVPRTSPLPRLPLQSFILSLACPASPTGAFLTSPAFRSPSPSYPSPVSQALRVSFTCFSRPLLFLPGSSRAPPAPSPPLVPGAQRRRGTCPRLSDAFSRRGRVGAAPPRRKRLSPQIVFQA; from the exons ATGCGGGCTGAGAGCGTTGGTAGTAGGTCGCCAGCGTTGGGGAGTAGCGCGCGTGTGGTCCCCCAA CCTATACAGCTCTGCCAGGACGCCTTCCACTTCAAGCAGTCTCTCTATAGTCCTCGTGTCCCTTCGCCTCCCCTTGggccatccttctccccttcacccccctcaggctctcctctcccttacctccctccgcTTCACCCCTCGCCTGTTCCTCggacctctcctctccctcgcctgccTCTCCAGTCCTTCATTCTGTCCCTCGCCTGTCCCGCGTCTCCTACCGGCGCCTTCCTCACCAGCCCTGCCTTCCGCTCCCCCAGTCCCTCATATCCCTCACCGGTCTCTCAGGCCCTGCGTGTATCCTTCACCTGCTTCTCCAGGCCCCTCTTGTTTCTCCCCGGCTCCTCTCGTGCCCCACCTGCTCCTTCACCCCCACTTGTCCCAGGAGCCCAGAGGCGTCGTGGGACGTGCCCGAGGCTAAGCGACGCATTCAGTCGGCGAGGCAGGGTCGGGGCCGCGCCTCCCCGGAGGAAGAGGCTGAGCCCACAGATTGTATTTCAAGCCTAA